A single Herpetosiphonaceae bacterium DNA region contains:
- a CDS encoding glycosyltransferase family 9 protein: MLRMNRLSTSNATPNRILLVTLADLGDALLIIPALHALRQAFPAARISVLTTPLGAAILRGQPHDALIVFEKQRFNTPRALLRPANLGYAVRLWRRLRGGRFDACVLLHHLTTWFGTLKYAALAAASGAPRRYGLDNGRGFFLTDRVADVGFGAQHQAEYWLSVVGLLGAAHRPQPRLAVSQAAADRAAALLGEATAEQPLIALHPGSGAFAPARRWPPQRFAELADALIEDGASIVLVGGAEEADVRRRMLNGMRHAPAVLDLGGRTGLEDLAAVLKRCTLFVGNDSGLTHLAGSVGTSVVAIFGPTDPRAWGPYGGKSWQPQSSFANGVEILQAGEHRALKAAIACSPCIYRDHHLGTPNGCPDRTCLQRISVEQVLAVVRQRLRSLIGQVCGSTTS, from the coding sequence ATGCTACGCATGAATCGCCTTTCTACATCCAACGCAACACCAAATCGTATCCTGCTCGTCACATTAGCCGATCTTGGCGATGCGTTACTGATCATACCCGCGCTGCATGCGCTACGGCAGGCATTTCCCGCAGCTCGTATCAGCGTCCTGACAACGCCGCTCGGCGCGGCTATCCTCCGCGGTCAACCCCACGACGCGCTGATCGTGTTTGAAAAGCAGCGCTTTAACACACCCCGCGCCTTGCTCCGGCCTGCCAATCTAGGCTATGCCGTACGACTCTGGCGGCGGCTGCGCGGCGGACGATTCGATGCCTGTGTGCTCTTACACCACCTGACGACGTGGTTCGGCACGTTGAAATACGCGGCGCTGGCTGCCGCCTCCGGCGCTCCACGGCGCTACGGTCTGGATAACGGGCGCGGCTTCTTTCTGACCGATCGAGTGGCTGATGTGGGGTTCGGGGCGCAGCACCAGGCCGAGTACTGGCTATCGGTGGTTGGGCTGCTTGGCGCGGCGCACCGGCCCCAGCCACGGCTGGCCGTTTCGCAGGCTGCCGCCGACCGCGCTGCGGCGCTGCTTGGCGAGGCTACAGCCGAGCAGCCATTGATCGCGCTGCATCCGGGGTCGGGCGCGTTCGCACCGGCGCGGCGCTGGCCTCCGCAGCGCTTCGCAGAGCTAGCCGACGCGCTGATCGAGGATGGCGCGAGCATCGTGCTGGTCGGCGGCGCGGAAGAGGCCGACGTGCGGCGGCGGATGTTGAACGGCATGCGTCACGCGCCAGCGGTGCTCGATCTCGGCGGACGTACAGGGCTGGAGGATCTGGCGGCGGTGCTCAAGCGCTGCACGCTCTTCGTCGGCAACGACAGCGGCCTGACTCATCTTGCGGGCAGCGTGGGCACGTCGGTGGTCGCGATCTTCGGGCCGACCGATCCGCGCGCCTGGGGGCCGTACGGCGGCAAGTCCTGGCAGCCGCAGAGCAGCTTCGCCAACGGCGTCGAGATCCTACAAGCGGGAGAGCATCGCGCGCTCAAAGCGGCGATTGCGTGCAGCCCGTGCATCTATCGCGACCATCACCTGGGCACGCCCAACGGCTGTCCCGATCGAACATGTTTACAACGGATTAGCGTGGAGCAGGTGCTGGCGGTTGTGCGTCAGCGCCTTCGATCCCTGATTGGACAGGTATGCGGCTCAACGACCTCATAG
- a CDS encoding glycosyltransferase family 1 protein, with translation MLIGVDASRLGVSARTGTEHYTWELLQALGEVDRHNRYLLYCNGLPQVVPPLPPSFVLRSIPLPRAWSHGRLSLEMLLHAPDLLFVPAHALPIVPPRRSVVTIHDLGFLHHPEAHTRVQRIYYRLFTRLSARRATRIIAISEATKRDLQRFYGTPAEKIAVIYHGVHARFKPIADRALLDQVQQRYGIAQPYLLFVSTIQPRKNVSRLIEAFAQARALLGAAQMPLLVLAGKRGWMTEQIERRADDLGVADQVRFVGYVHDADLPALLSGALAYLMVSLYEGFGMTVLEAQACGTPVIASNVSSLPEVVGDAGLLVDPYDVVSMRDAIVRLVQDANLRAELRERGLHHAVDWTWERTARQTLAVLEDAGHSA, from the coding sequence ATGTTGATTGGAGTTGATGCCTCGCGCCTGGGCGTGTCCGCGCGGACCGGCACCGAGCATTACACCTGGGAATTGTTGCAGGCGCTCGGCGAGGTCGATCGGCACAACCGCTACCTGCTCTACTGCAACGGCCTGCCGCAGGTGGTGCCGCCGCTGCCGCCCTCGTTTGTGCTCCGTTCCATCCCGCTGCCCCGCGCCTGGTCGCACGGACGTTTATCGCTTGAGATGCTGCTGCATGCGCCCGACCTGCTGTTTGTGCCGGCCCACGCGCTGCCGATCGTGCCGCCCAGGCGCTCGGTCGTCACGATCCATGATCTTGGATTTCTCCATCATCCCGAAGCGCATACCCGCGTCCAGCGGATCTACTATCGGCTATTCACGCGCCTGAGCGCACGCCGCGCCACACGGATTATCGCGATCTCGGAGGCGACCAAGCGCGATCTTCAGCGCTTCTACGGCACGCCAGCCGAAAAGATCGCGGTGATCTATCATGGCGTTCACGCCCGCTTCAAGCCCATCGCCGACCGCGCGCTGCTCGATCAGGTACAGCAGCGCTATGGCATCGCGCAGCCGTATCTGCTCTTCGTGAGCACGATCCAGCCGCGCAAAAACGTGAGCCGCCTGATCGAAGCGTTCGCCCAGGCGCGCGCGCTGCTCGGCGCGGCGCAGATGCCGCTGCTGGTGCTGGCGGGCAAGCGCGGCTGGATGACCGAGCAGATCGAGCGACGGGCCGATGATCTTGGCGTCGCCGATCAGGTCCGCTTTGTCGGCTACGTCCACGACGCCGATCTCCCTGCGCTGCTGAGCGGCGCGCTGGCCTATCTGATGGTTTCGCTCTACGAAGGCTTTGGCATGACCGTGCTTGAGGCGCAGGCGTGCGGCACGCCGGTGATCGCCTCCAATGTCTCATCGCTGCCGGAGGTCGTCGGTGATGCCGGGCTGCTGGTCGATCCCTACGATGTGGTATCGATGCGGGATGCGATCGTGCGGCTGGTGCAGGATGCCAACCTCCGCGCCGAGCTGCGGGAGCGCGGGCTGCACCATGCCGTGGATTGGACCTGGGAGCGAACCGCGCGGCAAACGCTGGCGGTGCTGGAGGATGCCGGGCACAGCGCGTAG
- a CDS encoding serine/threonine-protein kinase, which produces MRLNDLIDRQLGPYRIEALIGRGGMAAVYRALDTRLQRHVALKMLYPQYLADTDIVERFRREAITAAQLDHPHIAPIFDVGEDDGIVYLAMKLLPGPSLADVLQREPRLPAERVVTLAQQIALALDEAHQHGIIHRDIKPGNVLFDSRGNAILTDFGIAKSLDAPSLTESSVIVGTPDYIAPEQINPRLAPNGKLDHRADLYSLGALVYRMLTGRRPFDGSAQTVLLAHLQDQPIPPSEVVPQLSAGVDAVIAKVMAKRPEERYDTASEFVQALSESFSDQTEVGVVFPPASIRRDAHTRQTTQALKASIVPAPASATRPTTPPAAEQLSESPSARSRWRSRRMLMIMAIGLLLVVGTGGVLARFMNQSADAAGVALLATTQTAQAASAPPTATPTRTAAPTRTATAKPTATTQPSATTQPTATSTTAPTETTTAPIVVAQATPRPTARPASRPTARPASRPTARPASRPTARPTPQPTPPPAPQPTATPALPRCQAVLTGGFGNLWRTNAEVRAAIGCPIEEELPGYSVEQIFQGGQMYYREAGDQFWIFDGGVSGTWRRRLDVYPSDPEPTDPAPDGLLTPSSGFGRLWQKDPAIRQALGWATTPEVGFTGVIQRFDNGFMLYSPAVNGHGKRIYVLYSNGTFVIYKDTYTGP; this is translated from the coding sequence ATGCGGCTCAACGACCTCATAGATCGTCAACTTGGACCTTACCGCATCGAAGCCTTGATTGGGCGCGGCGGCATGGCGGCGGTGTATCGCGCGCTCGATACCCGTTTGCAGCGGCATGTCGCGCTCAAAATGCTGTACCCGCAGTATCTGGCCGACACCGATATTGTCGAACGCTTCCGACGTGAGGCGATCACCGCTGCGCAGCTCGATCATCCGCATATCGCGCCGATCTTCGACGTGGGCGAGGACGACGGCATCGTCTACCTGGCGATGAAGCTCTTGCCGGGGCCGTCTCTGGCCGATGTGCTCCAGCGCGAGCCGCGGCTGCCTGCCGAGCGGGTGGTGACGCTGGCACAGCAAATTGCCCTGGCGTTGGACGAGGCCCACCAGCATGGCATTATCCACCGCGACATCAAGCCCGGCAACGTGCTCTTCGACAGTCGTGGCAACGCGATCCTGACCGACTTCGGCATCGCCAAGTCGCTGGACGCGCCCTCGCTGACCGAGTCGAGCGTGATCGTGGGCACGCCCGACTACATCGCGCCGGAGCAGATCAACCCGCGTCTCGCGCCGAACGGCAAGCTCGATCACCGCGCCGATCTGTACTCGCTGGGCGCGCTGGTCTACCGCATGTTGACGGGCCGCCGACCCTTCGACGGCTCGGCGCAGACCGTGCTGCTGGCGCATCTGCAAGATCAGCCGATACCGCCCTCGGAAGTCGTGCCGCAGCTCTCGGCGGGCGTTGACGCGGTTATCGCCAAAGTGATGGCGAAGCGACCGGAGGAGCGCTACGACACGGCGAGTGAGTTCGTCCAGGCGCTCAGCGAGAGCTTCAGCGATCAGACCGAGGTGGGCGTGGTCTTCCCACCGGCATCGATCCGGCGCGACGCGCATACCCGGCAGACCACGCAGGCGCTCAAGGCGTCGATCGTACCTGCGCCTGCGTCCGCGACCAGACCAACCACACCGCCAGCAGCCGAGCAACTCTCCGAATCACCGTCCGCTCGATCCCGATGGCGCTCCAGACGGATGCTGATGATCATGGCGATCGGGCTGCTGCTGGTGGTGGGCACGGGCGGCGTGCTCGCGCGCTTCATGAATCAGTCGGCGGACGCAGCAGGCGTTGCGCTGCTCGCGACCACGCAGACGGCTCAGGCGGCCAGTGCTCCCCCAACCGCGACGCCGACGCGCACCGCAGCGCCGACACGTACCGCGACGGCGAAGCCGACCGCGACCACGCAGCCGAGCGCGACCACGCAGCCGACCGCTACGAGCACCACCGCGCCGACGGAGACAACAACCGCGCCGATCGTCGTGGCGCAGGCAACGCCACGACCGACCGCCAGGCCAGCGTCACGACCGACCGCCAGGCCAGCGTCACGACCAACCGCCAGGCCAGCGTCACGACCGACCGCCAGGCCAACGCCACAGCCAACCCCGCCGCCAGCGCCACAGCCCACGGCAACGCCTGCGCTGCCGCGCTGTCAGGCCGTGCTCACGGGTGGTTTCGGCAACCTGTGGCGCACCAACGCCGAGGTCCGCGCTGCGATCGGCTGTCCGATTGAGGAGGAGCTGCCGGGCTACTCCGTCGAGCAGATCTTCCAGGGCGGCCAGATGTATTACCGCGAGGCGGGCGATCAGTTCTGGATCTTCGACGGCGGCGTGAGCGGCACCTGGCGCAGGCGGCTGGATGTGTATCCCAGCGACCCGGAGCCGACCGATCCCGCGCCCGACGGGCTGCTCACGCCGTCGAGCGGCTTCGGCAGGCTGTGGCAGAAAGATCCGGCGATCCGTCAGGCGCTCGGCTGGGCGACAACGCCGGAGGTGGGGTTTACGGGCGTGATCCAGCGCTTCGATAACGGCTTCATGCTCTACAGCCCGGCGGTCAACGGTCACGGCAAGCGCATTTACGTGCTGTACAGCAACGGCACCTTCGTGATCTACAAAGACACCTATACCGGCCCGTAG
- the rimJ gene encoding ribosomal protein S5-alanine N-acetyltransferase, whose protein sequence is MPRELPALTTRRMVLRLATSADIPAILAYFTANQQRLAPFSPIRPASFFTEAFWQEQIAQNHDDFHNDRSLRLCIFDRAAPQTMIGDANFNGFMRGVGQFCYLGYSIAAAYQGRGYMTEALETAIRYVFDELHMHRIMANYLPHNQRSGRLLRKLGFVVEGYARDYLLIDGSWQDHILTSLTNPNWTPG, encoded by the coding sequence ATGCCGAGAGAGCTGCCTGCTCTGACAACCAGGCGAATGGTGCTGCGGCTGGCGACTAGCGCCGACATCCCCGCGATCCTGGCCTACTTCACCGCCAACCAGCAGCGCCTCGCGCCCTTTTCCCCGATCCGCCCCGCCAGCTTCTTCACCGAGGCATTCTGGCAGGAGCAGATCGCGCAAAATCACGACGACTTCCACAACGATCGCTCGCTGCGCCTGTGCATCTTCGATCGCGCCGCGCCGCAGACGATGATCGGCGACGCGAATTTCAACGGCTTTATGCGCGGCGTAGGCCAGTTCTGCTACCTGGGCTACAGCATCGCGGCGGCGTACCAGGGCCGGGGCTACATGACCGAGGCGCTGGAGACGGCGATCCGCTACGTCTTCGACGAGCTGCACATGCACCGGATCATGGCAAACTACCTGCCGCACAACCAGCGCAGCGGCAGGCTGCTGCGCAAGCTGGGCTTTGTCGTCGAGGGCTATGCCCGCGACTATCTGCTGATCGATGGTTCGTGGCAGGACCACATTCTGACCAGCCTGACCAACCCCAACTGGACGCCCGGCTAA